Proteins encoded within one genomic window of Oncorhynchus tshawytscha isolate Ot180627B linkage group LG02, Otsh_v2.0, whole genome shotgun sequence:
- the yju2b gene encoding coiled-coil domain-containing protein 130 homolog, with translation MGERKGQNHYYPPDFDPQKHGSLNGYHGTHALRERARKLSQGILIIRFEMPYNIWCDGCKNHIGMGVRYNAEKKKVGNYYTTPIYRFRMKCHLCVNYIEMQTDPATCDYVIVCGAQRKEERWDMADNEQILTTERSEKEKLETDPMYKLDHGGKDKEKLRKALPSLSELQDHQAGWKDDFILNSKLRRKFRTEKKVMAEEEEKDNAVRKRTNLSIPLLPEKEEDKKLAALLTYTAPDSYDDRQNYKRKEISSRSWFSSPTLPPGSAAGSLLQKLGLQGKGAAVAKALGPQVSSPNPHSLIRRRTEGSGNKPEACATVTRRKSDPGTNDLGNSLSPEGKELQVAQTQRTGGTDLGVAQPEQRQEMVETHMRSLEMQILNTTTEEEDRGRSKGEDCGTVLEDHDSGCSRVLRTSLVADYSDSSDSDPGV, from the exons ATG GGTGAGAGGAAAGGACAAAACCATTACTACCCTCCGGACTTCGACCCACAGAAG catGGCTCCCTCAATGGTTACCATGGAACCCATGCTCTACGAGAGAGGGCCAGGAAACTGTCCCAGGGTATCCTCATCATCCG GTTTGAGATGCCCTATAATATCTGGTGTGATGGCTGCAAGAATCACATCGGCATGG GTGTACGTTATAACGCTGAGAAGAAGAAAGTGGGGAACTACTACACCACGCCAATCTACAG GTTCCGGATGAAGTGTCACCTGTGTGTGAACTACATTGAGATGCAGACAGACCCGGCCACCTGTGATTACGTCATCGTGTGCGGCGCGCagcggaaggaggagagatgggacatGGCTGACAATGAACAGATCCTCACTACAG aGCGTAGTGAGAAGGAGAAGTTAGAGACAGACCCCATGTATAAGCTGGACCATGGTGGTAAGGACAAGGAGAAACTGAGGAAggctcttccctctctgtctgagcTACAGGATCACCAGGCTGGATGGAAGGACGACTTCATACTCAACAGCAAGCTCCGCAGGAAGTTCAGG ACTGAGAAGAAAGTGatggcggaggaggaggagaaagacaacGCTGTGAGAAAGAGGACAAATCTGTCCATCCCTCTGCTGCCCGAGAAAGAGGAGGACAAGAAACTAGCAGCACTGCTCACCTACACAGCTCCTGACT CCTACGATGACAGGCAGAACTACAAGCGGAAGGAGATCTCTAGCCGCTCCTGGTTCAGTTCCCCCACTCTGCCACCAGGTAGCGCTGCAGGCAGCCTACTTCAGAAGCTGGGCCTACAGGGGAAAGGTGCTGCTGTGGCCAAAGCCCTGGGTCCCCAAGTCTCCTCCCCTAACCCACACAGTCTCATAAGGAG GAGGACCGAGGGCTCTGGGAACAAACCAGAGGCCTGCGCTACAGTCACACGCAGGAAATCAGACCCAGGAACCAATGATCTGGGAAACAGTCTCTCGCCGGAGGGGAAGGAGTTACAGGTTGCTCAAACACAAAGGACTGGGGGGACAGATTTGGGAGTTGCACAGCCTGAGCAGAGACAGGAAATGGTTGAAACTCACATGAGATCTCTGGAGATGCAGATTCTTAACACCACCacagaagaagaggacagaggacgATCGAAAGGAGAGGATTGTGGGACAGTACTGGAGGACCATGACAGTGGTTGCTCTAGGGTGTTGAGGACGTCACTGGTTGCAGACTACAGTGACTCCTCTGACTCCGACCCtggggtgtag